The Streptomyces laurentii genome contains a region encoding:
- a CDS encoding methyltransferase type 12 (Methyltransferase type 12 [Streptomyces venezuelae ATCC10712];~S-adenosylmethionine binding site [chemical binding];~S-adenosylmethionine-dependent methyltransferases (SAM or AdoMet-MTase), class I; AdoMet-MTases are enzymes that use S-adenosyl-L-methionine (SAM or AdoMet) as a substrate for methyltransfer, creating the product S-adenosyl-L-homocysteine (AdoHcy); cd02440;~identified by MetaGeneAnnotator; putative), whose protein sequence is MHTSSGTSLPAVPAALAPVLPSRYERPHSPAHPLRPPHRPELSGHLDLPAPGAGIRLRSDTLPGLETVSPGDEDSVWLHDALLGPHSADIVRYLGLARSTGGPVLDLGSGAGRLAVPFARHGYAVEAVDRDGPALERLENWARRIGPQVAELIVTHRTDLTELRLDGDYRLALLAGAMVSAVPPHARPRLLREIASHLGAGGALALDYTSHLLPGLIAEPQRTWAFQVPRFDGIDEWVVARQDFDLRTMSERITYYATRTGKLSTERIVLSTDKWIVDGEHLAAELHAAGLHIEGRRRHRIDERTESVLLVCRTDD, encoded by the coding sequence ATGCACACATCGAGCGGCACGTCTCTGCCCGCCGTGCCCGCAGCGCTCGCGCCGGTCCTGCCGTCCCGATACGAACGTCCCCATTCCCCGGCGCACCCGCTGCGCCCGCCGCACCGCCCGGAACTCTCGGGCCACCTCGACCTGCCCGCCCCCGGCGCCGGCATCCGTCTCCGGTCCGACACCCTTCCGGGTCTGGAGACGGTCTCGCCCGGCGACGAGGACTCGGTCTGGCTGCACGACGCGCTCCTCGGCCCGCACAGCGCCGACATCGTCCGGTACCTCGGTCTCGCCCGGTCCACCGGCGGCCCCGTTCTCGATCTCGGCTCCGGCGCCGGACGGCTCGCCGTCCCCTTCGCCCGGCACGGCTACGCCGTGGAGGCCGTGGACCGGGACGGCCCTGCCCTGGAACGCCTCGAGAACTGGGCCCGGCGCATCGGCCCGCAGGTCGCCGAGCTGATCGTGACGCACCGGACCGACCTCACCGAGCTGCGGCTCGACGGCGACTACCGGCTCGCGCTGCTCGCGGGCGCGATGGTCTCCGCCGTTCCGCCCCACGCGCGGCCCCGGCTGCTGCGTGAGATCGCCTCGCACCTGGGGGCGGGCGGAGCGCTCGCGCTCGACTACACCTCGCATCTGCTGCCGGGGCTGATCGCCGAGCCGCAGCGGACCTGGGCGTTCCAGGTGCCGCGCTTCGACGGCATCGACGAATGGGTGGTGGCCCGGCAGGACTTCGACCTGCGGACGATGAGCGAGCGGATCACCTATTACGCGACGCGCACCGGGAAGCTGTCGACGGAACGCATCGTGCTGAGTACCGACAAATGGATCGTGGACGGCGAGCATCTGGCGGCGGAACTGCATGCGGCCGGTCTCCATATCGAGGGCCGCAGGCGGCATCGGATCGACGAACGCACCGAGAGCGTCCTGCTCGTATGCCGGACGGACGACTGA
- a CDS encoding hypothetical protein (identified by MetaGeneAnnotator; putative;~sequence version:1), translating into MEAAVVPIEAGSTVQLVSTVQQIATAATKQQTPEPKPGQYIYVKSEVSFQSTSNNADTGERKTWVQPLHPRPVNGKDIPGKAPSHLSYDWLKAQPTNPDALLKSIYATTGNTRDRDQRAFQEIKSIINEQLVPARTAAALYRAAAKIPGVVVVENSQDATGRTGLALARVDERYGERTELVFDRTTFAYLGSRGVQIKEYNGVKPGTVTERTAILERAVVDARKTRPTTHGTA; encoded by the coding sequence GTGGAAGCGGCCGTCGTCCCGATCGAGGCGGGCAGCACCGTCCAGCTCGTCTCCACCGTCCAGCAGATCGCCACCGCCGCGACGAAGCAGCAGACCCCGGAGCCGAAGCCCGGCCAGTACATCTACGTCAAGAGCGAGGTCTCCTTCCAGTCCACCTCGAACAACGCCGACACCGGCGAGCGGAAGACCTGGGTGCAGCCGCTGCACCCGCGGCCGGTGAACGGCAAGGACATCCCCGGCAAGGCCCCGTCCCACCTGTCGTACGACTGGCTCAAGGCCCAGCCCACCAACCCCGACGCGCTGCTGAAGTCGATCTACGCGACCACCGGGAACACGCGCGACCGCGACCAGCGGGCCTTCCAGGAGATCAAGTCGATCATCAACGAGCAGCTCGTCCCGGCCCGGACCGCCGCCGCGCTCTACCGCGCCGCCGCGAAGATCCCCGGCGTGGTCGTCGTCGAGAACTCCCAGGACGCCACGGGCCGCACCGGCCTGGCCCTCGCCCGCGTGGACGAGCGGTACGGCGAGCGCACCGAGCTGGTCTTCGACCGGACCACCTTCGCCTACCTCGGCAGCCGCGGCGTCCAGATCAAGGAGTACAACGGCGTCAAGCCCGGCACCGTCACCGAGCGCACCGCCATCCTGGAACGCGCCGTCGTCGACGCCCGGAAGACCCGCCCCACCACCCACGGCACCGCCTGA
- a CDS encoding hypothetical protein (Coenzyme A binding pocket [chemical binding];~N-Acyltransferase superfamily: Various enzymes that characteristically catalyzethe transfer of an acyl group to a substrate; cd04301;~identified by MetaGeneAnnotator; putative;~predicted protein [Streptomyces sp. C]): MQLADVRAAEASEATKISRLLAESIRDSYTEILGETPTRRLVSTQCSLPRIRAEIEIPGGAPGWLGWLVAAAPDGTLLGVAAGGVPVPGEGELYALAVTPEARCTGVGEALLAAATDRMRAFGATEQRVTLATENDPSLPFYVRAGFAP; this comes from the coding sequence ATGCAGCTGGCTGACGTGCGGGCGGCAGAGGCCTCCGAAGCGACGAAGATATCCAGACTCCTCGCGGAGTCAATTCGGGACAGCTATACGGAAATACTCGGAGAAACCCCCACCCGGCGCCTGGTCTCCACACAATGCTCACTTCCCCGTATCAGGGCCGAAATTGAAATTCCCGGCGGCGCCCCCGGCTGGCTCGGCTGGCTGGTCGCCGCCGCCCCGGACGGCACCCTGCTCGGCGTGGCCGCCGGCGGCGTCCCCGTCCCCGGCGAGGGCGAGCTGTACGCCCTCGCGGTAACCCCGGAAGCCCGCTGCACCGGCGTCGGCGAAGCACTTCTCGCGGCGGCCACCGACCGCATGCGCGCCTTCGGCGCGACCGAACAGCGCGTCACCCTGGCCACCGAGAACGACCCGTCCCTCCCCTTCTACGTCCGCGCCGGCTTCGCCCCTTGA
- a CDS encoding hypothetical protein (identified by MetaGeneAnnotator; putative;~predicted protein [Streptomyces sp. C]) has protein sequence MNHHVLPPLALALSTGFLVPWLLVRARWAQQAPRLALTVWAASGLLFAGSAALLPVQLILPSATGHRLSDALFALRFPPPGTVTQLTPLEVVAASVGLVALCVPAAGFARTLLKARRSRRRHARTLHLVGRYDVRLRATVLDHARPAVYCLPGRVRRVVVSSGALDTLTAPQLDAALAHERAHITGRHHVLVAAVESFAAIFPHLPLARHGRNAVPLLLEMTADDRALRRCSRDALATALYALASGRAPTEAFGAGGPSAALRMRRILTPHSNGHPVLWGLLTISAAALAAAPLIIACCAFPN, from the coding sequence ATGAACCACCACGTCCTGCCCCCGCTCGCGCTCGCCCTGAGCACCGGATTCCTGGTGCCCTGGCTGCTCGTACGGGCCCGCTGGGCCCAGCAGGCGCCCCGCCTCGCGCTCACCGTGTGGGCCGCGAGCGGACTGCTGTTCGCCGGATCGGCGGCACTGCTCCCGGTGCAGCTGATCCTGCCGAGCGCGACCGGACACCGGCTGAGCGACGCGCTGTTCGCGCTTCGGTTCCCGCCACCCGGCACCGTCACGCAGCTCACCCCGCTGGAGGTGGTGGCGGCCTCGGTCGGGCTCGTCGCCCTGTGCGTGCCGGCGGCCGGCTTCGCCCGTACCCTCCTCAAGGCCCGCCGGAGCCGGCGCCGGCACGCGCGGACGCTCCATCTGGTCGGGCGGTACGACGTGAGGCTGCGCGCCACCGTCCTCGACCACGCGCGCCCGGCCGTCTACTGCCTGCCGGGCCGGGTGCGCCGGGTCGTCGTCTCCTCCGGCGCCCTCGACACGCTCACCGCACCGCAGTTGGACGCGGCGCTCGCGCACGAGCGGGCCCACATCACGGGGCGTCACCACGTACTCGTGGCCGCCGTCGAGTCGTTCGCGGCCATCTTCCCGCACCTGCCGCTCGCCCGGCACGGCCGGAACGCCGTGCCGTTGCTACTCGAAATGACCGCGGACGACCGGGCGTTGCGGCGTTGCTCGCGCGACGCCCTGGCGACCGCCCTCTACGCACTCGCCTCCGGGCGGGCGCCGACCGAGGCGTTCGGCGCGGGCGGACCCTCGGCGGCTTTGCGAATGCGCCGGATCCTCACCCCGCACAGCAACGGACATCCGGTCCTCTGGGGCCTGCTCACGATCTCGGCGGCGGCGCTCGCGGCGGCGCCACTGATCATCGCGTGCTGCGCCTTCCCGAATTAA
- a CDS encoding transcriptional regulator, mecI family (Penicillinase repressor; pfam03965;~Transcriptional regulator, MecI family [Streptomyces venezuelae ATCC10712];~identified by MetaGeneAnnotator; putative) — translation MRAVIPGSYPQGVYLVGFGGPYDEPPVSGSGEGMHVRRLGDLEAEIMDRLWSWQRPATVREVVDDINRGRRVAYTTVMTVADILHRKGWLRREKTGRAWLYEPVRSREEYTAGLMQDALGDSLDRPAALLRFVETISDEDMAALDAALRTARRGPGGEER, via the coding sequence ATGAGGGCCGTCATTCCCGGATCGTACCCCCAGGGGGTATACCTGGTCGGGTTCGGCGGCCCGTACGATGAGCCGCCCGTGAGCGGGAGCGGGGAGGGGATGCACGTGCGCCGGCTGGGAGACCTGGAGGCGGAGATCATGGACCGACTGTGGAGCTGGCAGCGGCCCGCCACAGTGCGGGAGGTCGTCGACGACATCAATCGGGGGCGCCGGGTGGCGTACACGACCGTGATGACCGTCGCCGACATCCTCCACCGCAAGGGCTGGCTGCGCCGCGAGAAGACCGGCCGGGCCTGGCTGTACGAACCGGTGCGCAGCCGCGAGGAGTACACCGCCGGGCTGATGCAGGACGCGCTCGGCGACAGCCTGGACCGGCCCGCGGCGCTGCTGCGGTTCGTGGAGACCATCTCCGACGAGGACATGGCCGCCCTCGACGCGGCCCTGCGCACCGCGCGGCGCGGCCCCGGCGGCGAGGAGCGATGA
- a CDS encoding yvgZ protein (Transcriptional regulators CsoR (copper-sensitive operon repressor), RcnR, and FrmR, and related domains; this domain superfamily was previously knownas DUF156; cd10148;~YvgZ [Streptomyces sp. C];~identified by MetaGeneAnnotator; putative;~putative allosteric switch controlling residues;~putative homodimer interface [polypeptide binding];~putative homodimer-homodimer interface [polypeptide binding];~putative homotetramer interface [polypeptide binding];~putative metal binding site [ion binding]) has product MAGYVQHKEDIIRRLRRIEGQVRGVQRMVDEDTYCIDVLTQVSAINAALQSCAVALLDEHLSCCVTEAIETGGDQAKVKVGEASKAIARLIRT; this is encoded by the coding sequence GTGGCCGGTTACGTACAGCACAAGGAAGACATCATCCGGCGTCTGCGCCGCATCGAGGGCCAGGTCCGGGGGGTGCAGCGGATGGTCGACGAGGACACCTACTGCATCGACGTCCTGACCCAGGTCTCGGCCATCAACGCGGCACTCCAGTCCTGTGCGGTGGCCCTCCTGGACGAGCATCTCAGCTGCTGCGTCACAGAGGCCATCGAGACCGGCGGAGACCAGGCCAAGGTCAAGGTCGGCGAAGCGTCCAAGGCGATCGCCCGCCTGATCAGAACCTGA
- a CDS encoding copper-translocating P-type ATPase (Cation transport ATPase [Inorganicion transport andmetabolism]; COG2217;~E1-E2 ATPase; pfam00122;~Heavy-metal-associated domain (HMA) isa conserved domain of approximately 30 amino acid residues foundin a number of proteins that transport or detoxify heavy metals, for example, the CPx-type heavy metal ATPases and copper chaperones. HMA domain...; cd00371;~Soluble P-type ATPase [General function prediction only];~copper-translocating P-type ATPase [Arthrobacter aurescens TC1];~identified by MetaGeneAnnotator; putative;~identified by match to protein family HMM PF00122; match to protein family HMM PF00403; match to protein family HMM PF00702; match to protein family HMM TIGR01494; match to protein family HMM TIGR01511; match to protein family HMM TIGR01525;~metal-binding site [ion binding]), with the protein MTTTTPGTAQVELAIGGMTCASCAARIEKKLNRMDGVEATVNYATEKAKVTFSADIPVDDLIATVEATGYTAKEPQPERPAGAGGDGGEGLSEEEEADAELRPLRQRLTTAVWLTVPVIAMAMVPLFQIDYWQWLSLTLAAPVVTYAAWPFHKAAWTNLKHGAATMDTLISVGTIAAFLWSLWALFLGTAGTPGMTHPFEFTIARTDGAGNIYLEAAAGVTTFILAGRYFEARSKRKAGAALKALMQLGAKEVTVLRDGREVTVPTAELQVGDRFLVRPGEKIATDGTVVEGSSAVDASMLTGESVPVEVGVGDSVTGATLNAGGRLVVEATRVGADTQLARMAKLVEDAQNGKAAAQRLADKISAVFVPVVIALALGTLGFWLGSGAGLTAAFTAAVAVLIIACPCALGLATPTALMVGTGRGAQLGILIKGPEVLETTRKVDTIVLDKTGTVTTGRMTLIKVHTADGTDETDVLRLAGALEHSSEHPIAQAVATGAANKVGTLPTPEDFANIPGLGVQGIVEGHAVLVGREKLLEEWAMELPAGLKEAKATAEKAGKTAIAVAWDGKARAVLEVADAIKETSTEAIRRLRALGLTPILLTGDNQAVAESVAAEVGIDQVFAEVMPQDKVDVVKRLQAEGRSVAMVGDGVNDAAALAQADLGLAMGTGTDAAIEAGDLTLVRGDLRAAADAIRLSRKTLGTIRSNLFWAFAYNVAALPLAAAGLLNPMIAGAAMAFSSVFVVGNSLRLRGFQAADNSAK; encoded by the coding sequence ATGACCACGACCACTCCGGGCACCGCCCAGGTCGAGCTCGCCATCGGCGGCATGACCTGCGCCTCGTGCGCGGCCCGTATCGAGAAGAAGCTCAACCGCATGGACGGGGTCGAGGCCACCGTCAACTACGCGACCGAGAAGGCGAAGGTCACCTTCTCCGCCGACATCCCGGTCGACGACCTGATCGCGACGGTCGAGGCCACCGGCTACACCGCCAAGGAGCCGCAGCCCGAGCGCCCGGCCGGCGCCGGCGGGGACGGCGGCGAGGGCCTGTCCGAGGAGGAAGAGGCGGACGCGGAGCTGCGCCCGCTGCGGCAGCGGCTGACCACCGCCGTCTGGCTGACCGTGCCGGTCATCGCCATGGCGATGGTGCCGCTCTTCCAGATCGACTACTGGCAGTGGCTGAGCCTCACGCTCGCCGCGCCGGTCGTCACGTACGCCGCCTGGCCGTTCCACAAGGCCGCGTGGACGAACCTCAAGCACGGCGCCGCCACGATGGACACGCTGATCTCGGTCGGCACCATCGCCGCGTTCCTGTGGTCGCTGTGGGCGCTGTTCCTCGGTACGGCCGGCACGCCCGGCATGACGCACCCCTTCGAGTTCACGATCGCCCGCACCGACGGCGCCGGGAACATCTACCTGGAGGCCGCGGCCGGCGTCACCACCTTCATCCTGGCCGGCCGCTACTTCGAGGCCCGCTCGAAGCGCAAGGCCGGTGCCGCGCTCAAGGCTCTGATGCAGCTGGGCGCCAAGGAGGTCACGGTCCTGCGGGACGGCCGCGAGGTCACCGTACCGACCGCCGAACTCCAGGTCGGCGACCGCTTCCTGGTCCGCCCGGGCGAGAAGATCGCGACCGACGGCACCGTCGTCGAGGGCTCCTCGGCCGTCGACGCCTCGATGCTCACCGGTGAGTCCGTGCCCGTCGAAGTCGGGGTCGGCGACTCCGTCACCGGCGCCACCCTGAACGCCGGCGGCCGCCTGGTCGTCGAGGCCACCCGCGTCGGCGCCGACACCCAGCTCGCCCGCATGGCCAAGCTCGTCGAGGACGCCCAGAACGGCAAGGCCGCCGCCCAGCGCCTGGCCGACAAGATCTCCGCCGTCTTCGTCCCCGTCGTCATCGCCCTCGCGCTCGGCACGCTCGGCTTCTGGCTCGGCTCCGGCGCCGGACTGACCGCCGCCTTCACCGCCGCCGTCGCCGTCCTGATCATCGCCTGCCCCTGCGCCCTGGGTCTGGCCACCCCGACCGCCCTCATGGTCGGCACCGGCCGCGGCGCCCAGCTCGGCATCCTCATCAAGGGCCCGGAGGTCCTGGAGACCACCCGCAAGGTCGACACCATCGTCCTGGACAAGACCGGCACCGTCACCACCGGCCGCATGACCCTGATCAAGGTGCACACCGCCGACGGTACGGACGAGACCGACGTCCTGCGCCTGGCCGGCGCCCTGGAGCACTCCTCCGAGCACCCGATCGCCCAGGCCGTCGCCACCGGCGCCGCCAACAAGGTCGGCACCCTGCCCACCCCCGAGGACTTCGCCAACATTCCCGGACTCGGTGTCCAGGGCATCGTCGAGGGCCACGCCGTCCTCGTCGGCCGCGAGAAGCTGCTCGAAGAGTGGGCGATGGAGCTGCCCGCCGGTCTCAAGGAGGCCAAGGCCACGGCCGAGAAGGCCGGCAAGACGGCCATCGCGGTCGCCTGGGACGGCAAGGCCCGCGCGGTCCTGGAGGTCGCCGACGCCATCAAGGAGACCAGCACCGAGGCCATCCGCCGGCTGCGCGCGCTCGGCCTGACCCCGATCCTGCTCACCGGTGACAACCAGGCGGTCGCCGAGTCCGTCGCCGCCGAGGTCGGCATCGACCAGGTCTTCGCCGAGGTCATGCCGCAGGACAAGGTCGACGTGGTCAAGCGCCTGCAGGCCGAGGGCCGTTCGGTCGCCATGGTCGGCGACGGTGTCAACGACGCCGCCGCGCTCGCCCAGGCCGACCTCGGTCTCGCGATGGGCACCGGTACGGACGCCGCCATCGAGGCCGGCGACCTGACCCTCGTACGAGGCGACCTGCGGGCCGCGGCGGACGCGATCCGGCTGTCCCGCAAGACGCTCGGCACCATCCGCTCGAACCTGTTCTGGGCCTTCGCCTACAACGTGGCCGCCCTGCCGCTCGCCGCGGCCGGACTGCTCAACCCGATGATCGCCGGTGCCGCGATGGCCTTCTCCTCGGTCTTCGTGGTCGGCAACAGCCTCCGCCTCCGCGGCTTCCAGGCCGCAGACAACAGCGCCAAGTAA
- a CDS encoding copper chaperone (Copper chaperone [Inorganicion transport and metabolism]; COG2608;~Copper chaperone [Streptomyces venezuelae ATCC10712];~identified by MetaGeneAnnotator; putative;~metal-binding site [ion binding]) — MGSCCTPDNSCSTNAEATTATAVADSTSTVYAVTGMTCGHCRTAITNSVSALDGVISVDVDVTAGKVTVVTGGEPDDAAISAAVDDAGYELTGRA, encoded by the coding sequence ATGGGTTCCTGCTGCACCCCCGACAACAGCTGCTCGACCAACGCCGAGGCCACCACGGCCACCGCGGTCGCCGACAGCACCAGCACCGTCTACGCGGTCACCGGCATGACCTGCGGTCACTGCCGCACCGCGATCACCAACTCCGTCAGCGCCCTTGACGGCGTCATCTCCGTGGACGTCGACGTGACCGCCGGCAAGGTGACCGTCGTCACCGGCGGCGAGCCCGACGACGCCGCGATCTCCGCGGCGGTCGACGACGCGGGTTACGAGCTGACCGGCCGCGCCTGA
- a CDS encoding hypothetical protein (identified by MetaGeneAnnotator; putative;~secreted protein [Streptomyces venezuelae ATCC10712]) — MNTGVKITAYAAALAATFGTAYGVGVGVGPIGEPAKPEHGGNHAPKAGGEEKPDTGANAGAGHEGHEAAGKPAGASAGHAGHEEATADPAGGLTVSEDGYTLALDTPTAKSGKSTLKFSIKGPDGKKVTAFTKEHDKELHFIVASRDLTVYKHLHPEKAADGSWTAAADLPAAGAYKAFADFKPAVAGAKNITLGADLSVPGAYTPKPMPAVSTTAGVDGYQVRLGGTLDPGEAGELKLTVGKAGKPVTDLEPYLGAYGHLVALRDGDLAYLHVHPNEGPAGPDVSFTATAPSTGTYRLFLDFQHEGKVRTAAFTVRAGS; from the coding sequence ATGAACACCGGAGTGAAGATCACTGCCTATGCCGCCGCGCTCGCCGCGACCTTCGGGACGGCGTACGGGGTCGGCGTGGGCGTCGGCCCGATCGGCGAGCCCGCGAAGCCGGAGCACGGCGGCAACCACGCGCCGAAGGCCGGGGGCGAGGAGAAGCCGGACACGGGCGCGAACGCGGGTGCCGGGCATGAGGGGCACGAGGCGGCGGGGAAGCCCGCGGGCGCCTCCGCGGGTCACGCCGGGCACGAGGAGGCCACGGCCGATCCCGCCGGCGGCCTCACGGTCTCGGAGGACGGCTACACCCTCGCGCTCGACACCCCGACCGCGAAGTCCGGCAAGAGCACCCTGAAGTTCTCGATCAAGGGCCCGGACGGCAAGAAGGTCACCGCCTTCACCAAGGAGCACGACAAGGAGCTGCACTTCATCGTCGCCTCCCGCGACCTGACCGTGTACAAGCACCTGCACCCGGAGAAGGCCGCCGACGGCAGCTGGACGGCGGCCGCGGACCTGCCGGCGGCCGGCGCGTACAAGGCGTTCGCCGACTTCAAGCCCGCCGTCGCGGGCGCCAAGAACATCACCCTCGGCGCGGACCTCTCGGTGCCGGGCGCGTACACCCCGAAGCCGATGCCGGCCGTGTCGACCACCGCCGGCGTCGACGGCTACCAGGTCCGCCTCGGCGGCACGCTCGACCCGGGCGAGGCGGGCGAGCTGAAACTCACCGTCGGCAAGGCGGGCAAGCCCGTCACCGACCTGGAGCCGTACCTCGGCGCGTACGGACACCTCGTCGCGCTCCGCGACGGCGACCTCGCCTACCTGCACGTCCACCCGAACGAGGGCCCCGCCGGCCCGGACGTCTCCTTCACCGCGACCGCGCCGAGCACCGGCACGTACCGCCTCTTCCTCGACTTCCAGCACGAGGGGAAGGTGCGCACGGCGGCGTTCACCGTCCGCGCGGGGTCGTAA
- a CDS encoding hypothetical protein (identified by MetaGeneAnnotator; putative;~transcriptional regulator [Streptomyces sp. PAMC26508]) encodes MPKINAPTVAEHRAQQREALIEAAIDILVNEGATAVTPAAVGARAGLARSSVYQYFDSSAALLSTITEEAFRRSNEALARALATADSPLERVEAFFGESLRLGAEGAHRPAAALMDAGLPPACLRRLRELHLEQVEPFRAAVRQLGVPEPALTADLIAGMLHTALAAVEQGAPLDTVTERALALVRRCLTPAGATGRETGHGTEAG; translated from the coding sequence ATGCCGAAGATCAACGCCCCCACCGTCGCCGAGCATCGTGCCCAGCAACGCGAGGCGCTGATCGAGGCGGCGATCGACATCCTGGTCAACGAGGGCGCCACCGCCGTCACCCCCGCGGCGGTCGGCGCCCGCGCGGGCCTCGCCCGCTCCAGCGTGTACCAGTACTTCGACTCCTCCGCGGCCCTTCTGAGCACGATCACGGAGGAAGCCTTCCGGCGCTCCAATGAGGCGCTCGCCCGCGCCCTGGCCACCGCGGACAGCCCGCTGGAACGCGTCGAGGCGTTCTTCGGGGAAAGCCTCCGCCTCGGCGCCGAGGGGGCCCACCGGCCCGCCGCCGCCCTGATGGACGCCGGCCTTCCCCCCGCCTGCCTGCGACGGCTGAGGGAGCTCCATCTGGAGCAGGTCGAACCGTTCCGCGCCGCCGTCCGGCAGCTCGGCGTTCCCGAGCCCGCGCTCACGGCCGACCTGATCGCCGGAATGCTGCACACGGCCCTCGCCGCCGTCGAACAGGGCGCGCCCCTCGACACGGTCACCGAACGCGCTCTCGCGCTCGTACGCCGCTGCCTCACCCCGGCCGGCGCCACGGGGCGCGAAACGGGCCACGGCACCGAAGCGGGATAG